A window of Rhodospirillaceae bacterium contains these coding sequences:
- the speD gene encoding adenosylmethionine decarboxylase — translation MAQRPSVATMPPSLEQEFPRSRPRLTTGMPTTVTSTPDYFIEEDGQVFAGRHVLADFWDCNNLDRADVIERAFRKAAMAAGATLLDIRLHRFPSSGGISGVAILAESHISIHTWPERGYAALDIFMCGACDPYRALPALREALHPARVQTHEQRRGLTP, via the coding sequence ATGGCACAAAGGCCATCCGTTGCAACCATGCCACCTTCGCTTGAGCAGGAATTTCCTCGCTCGAGGCCGCGTTTAACGACGGGCATGCCAACGACCGTAACGTCAACGCCAGATTATTTTATTGAAGAGGACGGCCAGGTTTTTGCCGGCAGGCACGTTCTGGCCGATTTCTGGGACTGCAACAACCTGGATCGGGCAGATGTGATCGAGCGCGCCTTTCGCAAGGCCGCCATGGCGGCGGGCGCCACCCTTCTCGACATACGGCTACATCGCTTTCCGTCAAGCGGCGGCATCTCCGGCGTCGCCATACTTGCCGAATCCCATATCAGCATTCACACTTGGCCAGAGCGAGGCTATGCCGCCCTCGATATTTTCATGTGCGGTGCCTGCGACCCCTATCGAGCGCTGCCGGCCCTACGGGAAGCCCTGCACCCGGCAAGAGTCCAGACCCACGAGCAACGGCGGGGCCTGACACCGTGA
- the pyk gene encoding pyruvate kinase, whose product MQQKRKAKIVATLGPASDSPEEIRALIEAGVDVFRMNFSHGTHAEHRRRFVAIRKAEKAAGRWVGTMADLQGPKLRLGRFKEGSVVLKTGQPFRLDLSKQAGDQTRAPLPHREVFASLKPKMDLLLDDGQVRLRVRKCGPDFADTRVIIGGGLSDHKGVNVPNVELPISPLTAKDRRDMRAALDMGVDWIALSFVQRPSDLRKARRLIGNKAAILTKLEKPSAIDYLDEIVRLSDAVMVARGDLGVELPPEDVPSIQRQIIRVCRQQGKPVVVATQMLLSMVGSPTPTRAEASDVANAVYEGTDAVMLSNETAVGIYPVEAVKMMDRIISRVERDPKYQAIINAEHATPEATTADAITSAARQVAETISAAAIVTYTTSGSTTLRAARERPDVPILCLTTRKKTARQLALAWGVHSAVSVEVNDINDMVEKAQRIARAEKVAKPGDRIVVTAGIPFGTPGKTNILRIATVKKR is encoded by the coding sequence ATGCAGCAAAAACGAAAGGCAAAAATCGTCGCCACACTTGGCCCGGCGTCCGACAGTCCGGAAGAAATCCGCGCGCTGATCGAGGCCGGTGTCGATGTCTTCCGGATGAATTTCAGCCATGGAACCCACGCCGAACACCGCCGCCGCTTTGTCGCGATCCGCAAGGCGGAAAAAGCCGCCGGGCGATGGGTCGGCACGATGGCAGACCTTCAGGGCCCAAAGCTGCGGCTCGGCCGGTTCAAGGAAGGCAGCGTCGTCCTCAAGACGGGCCAACCCTTTCGTCTGGATCTTTCAAAACAGGCGGGCGACCAGACCCGCGCGCCCCTTCCCCACCGCGAAGTGTTTGCTTCGCTCAAGCCGAAGATGGATCTTCTGCTCGACGACGGTCAGGTGCGCCTTCGCGTCCGAAAATGCGGGCCTGATTTTGCCGATACCCGCGTCATCATTGGCGGCGGCTTAAGCGACCACAAAGGCGTCAACGTCCCGAACGTGGAGCTGCCCATCTCCCCCCTGACGGCGAAAGACCGCCGGGACATGCGCGCCGCCCTCGATATGGGCGTTGACTGGATCGCCCTTTCCTTTGTCCAGCGCCCAAGCGATCTTCGCAAAGCGCGCCGGCTGATCGGCAACAAGGCCGCCATCCTGACAAAGCTGGAAAAACCGTCCGCCATCGATTATCTCGACGAAATCGTCCGGCTTTCCGATGCCGTCATGGTCGCGCGCGGCGATCTTGGCGTGGAACTGCCGCCCGAAGACGTCCCCAGCATCCAGCGGCAAATCATTCGCGTCTGCCGGCAACAGGGAAAGCCTGTCGTGGTTGCCACGCAAATGCTGCTCTCAATGGTTGGCTCGCCGACGCCGACCCGGGCCGAAGCCTCCGACGTCGCCAACGCCGTCTATGAGGGAACGGACGCCGTGATGCTCTCGAACGAGACGGCCGTCGGCATCTATCCGGTCGAGGCCGTGAAGATGATGGATCGCATCATCTCCCGCGTCGAACGGGACCCGAAATATCAGGCGATCATCAACGCCGAGCACGCAACGCCAGAGGCCACAACCGCAGACGCCATTACGTCTGCTGCGCGCCAAGTGGCGGAAACCATCTCGGCCGCCGCCATCGTCACCTACACGACGTCCGGCTCGACAACGCTGCGCGCCGCCCGCGAACGGCCCGACGTCCCCATCCTGTGCCTGACGACCCGCAAGAAGACGGCCCGGCAACTGGCCCTTGCCTGGGGCGTGCACAGCGCTGTCAGCGTCGAAGTAAACGACATCAACGACATGGTGGAAAAAGCCCAGCGCATCGCACGCGCCGAAAAGGTCGCCAAGCCCGGCGACCGGATCGTTGTCACCGCCGGCATCCCGTTCGGCACACCCGGCAAGACGAATATTCTGCGAATCGCAACGGTAAAAAAACGCTAG
- a CDS encoding glycolate oxidase subunit GlcE gives MGAQFPRDEKDVAAALGEALANDGAFEIVAGGSKRALGRPVEAAEILDVSGLSGVTMYEPEELVFTARAATPMVEIETLLRGHGQQLAFEPPDYGPLLGTPPQKATLGGVLACNLSGPRRVKAGAARDHFLGFRAVSGRGEIFKAGGRVVKNVTGYDLSKLMAGSFGTLAVLLEGTLKVEPAPEKSRTVLIYDLDSLTAAIAMGEAQATPNEISGAAHLPAAVAAKSAVDFVASPGVSVVALRVEGPGRSVGLRAEALRKLGARFGETAELHSAFSAMFWKEVRDVHYFAGETSRIVWRLSLPPAASRETVRSILSQVEEGDVFSDWGGGLVWLRVPSGAGAFASLVHKAAIDAGGHALLVRAPVETRQAMPVFSPLPEAMHGLTERMKAAFDPKAILNPGRMYPGI, from the coding sequence TTGGGCGCGCAGTTCCCCCGGGACGAAAAAGACGTGGCAGCGGCCCTGGGTGAGGCGCTGGCCAATGACGGCGCCTTTGAAATCGTCGCCGGCGGCTCAAAGCGCGCCCTGGGGCGGCCGGTGGAAGCGGCTGAAATTCTTGATGTTTCCGGGCTTTCCGGGGTGACGATGTATGAGCCGGAGGAGCTTGTTTTCACGGCCCGGGCCGCGACACCTATGGTTGAGATCGAAACGCTGCTGCGCGGTCATGGCCAGCAGCTTGCCTTTGAGCCGCCCGATTACGGGCCCCTTCTTGGCACGCCACCACAAAAGGCGACCCTGGGCGGGGTGCTGGCCTGCAACCTTTCCGGTCCGCGCCGTGTGAAGGCGGGGGCGGCGCGCGATCATTTTTTAGGCTTTCGGGCCGTGAGTGGCCGGGGCGAGATTTTTAAAGCCGGTGGCCGCGTCGTGAAAAACGTGACCGGCTATGATCTTTCGAAACTGATGGCGGGCTCCTTCGGGACCCTTGCCGTGTTGCTGGAGGGAACCCTGAAAGTTGAACCGGCACCGGAAAAATCGCGCACCGTTCTGATCTATGACCTCGACAGCCTGACGGCGGCCATCGCGATGGGGGAGGCTCAGGCGACGCCGAACGAAATTTCCGGTGCCGCGCATCTTCCGGCCGCAGTGGCTGCGAAATCGGCGGTCGATTTTGTCGCGTCCCCCGGGGTTTCGGTTGTCGCCCTTCGCGTTGAAGGGCCGGGTCGGTCCGTGGGATTGCGCGCGGAAGCCTTGCGCAAGCTGGGTGCGCGTTTTGGCGAGACGGCAGAATTGCATAGCGCATTTTCGGCCATGTTCTGGAAGGAAGTGCGCGATGTGCACTATTTTGCAGGCGAGACATCGCGCATTGTGTGGCGTCTTTCGCTGCCGCCGGCGGCGTCCCGGGAAACGGTCCGTTCTATTCTCAGCCAGGTGGAAGAAGGCGACGTTTTCAGCGATTGGGGTGGGGGCCTTGTCTGGCTTCGCGTGCCATCGGGGGCCGGGGCGTTTGCGTCTCTCGTTCACAAGGCGGCGATCGACGCCGGGGGGCACGCGCTTCTTGTGCGCGCGCCGGTGGAAACGCGGCAAGCCATGCCCGTTTTTTCGCCCTTGCCCGAAGCCATGCATGGCTTGACGGAACGCATGAAAGCCGCCTTCGATCCCAAGGCCATCCTGAACCCCGGCCGTATGTATCCAGGAATTTGA
- a CDS encoding FAD-binding oxidoreductase, whose amino-acid sequence MQLPQSDAEILSRRSQILSDLSVILAADCIITDPDGLSVYETDGLSAHRQRPLAVVLPKTTGEISNVLSYCHASGVKIVPRGAGTGVSGGALPLADGVLLGLGKLNRILDIDFANRCVVAQPGVTNLAITQAVEKEGFFYAPDPSSQLACSIGGNVAENAGGIHCLKYGMTTNNLLGLEVVLMDGQIVRVGGRHMDAPGYDFLGIFTGSEGLLGVITEVTLRVLPKPSSVRAMVLGFPSHKSAGDCVGAIIAAGILPAALELMDKGAVAATEAFVASGYPKDAEAVLIAELDGTAAEVDDLLARVASIARGFDAVVAGFSESEADRKRLWAGRKSTFGAVGRLAPDCYALDGSIPRARLAEVFLRTGELAKAHGLRVVNVFHAGDGNHHPLILFDANVPGDLEKAEALGAEILKLTVAVGGALSGEHGIGIEKRDLMGLMFSEIDLDQQQRVKCVFDPKSLLNPGKMFPILHRCAELGKLHMHGDKMPFPDLPRY is encoded by the coding sequence ATGCAACTTCCACAATCGGACGCAGAGATTCTTTCACGGCGATCGCAAATCCTTTCGGATCTGTCTGTGATCCTTGCCGCCGATTGCATCATCACGGACCCAGACGGGCTTTCCGTTTATGAGACGGATGGCTTGAGCGCCCATCGGCAACGACCGCTTGCCGTCGTTCTGCCGAAGACCACGGGTGAAATTTCCAATGTGCTTTCTTATTGCCATGCCAGCGGCGTCAAAATCGTGCCGCGTGGTGCGGGCACCGGGGTTTCCGGCGGGGCGTTGCCTCTGGCCGATGGCGTGTTGCTGGGGCTTGGGAAGTTAAACCGGATTCTTGACATTGATTTTGCCAATCGCTGCGTCGTTGCGCAGCCGGGGGTCACCAATCTGGCAATCACGCAGGCTGTTGAGAAAGAAGGCTTCTTTTATGCGCCGGACCCCTCCAGCCAGCTTGCGTGCAGCATCGGTGGCAATGTGGCGGAAAATGCAGGCGGGATTCACTGCCTGAAATACGGCATGACGACAAACAATCTGCTTGGCCTTGAGGTTGTGCTGATGGACGGCCAGATCGTTCGTGTCGGCGGTCGCCACATGGACGCGCCCGGCTATGATTTTCTGGGAATTTTTACCGGTTCCGAAGGGCTGCTTGGGGTGATTACGGAAGTCACGTTGCGCGTGCTTCCAAAGCCTTCGAGCGTGCGCGCGATGGTGCTTGGTTTTCCGAGTCACAAATCTGCCGGCGATTGCGTCGGTGCCATTATTGCCGCCGGGATTTTGCCCGCAGCGCTGGAACTGATGGACAAGGGGGCGGTGGCGGCGACGGAGGCTTTTGTCGCCTCTGGTTACCCGAAGGACGCCGAAGCCGTTCTTATTGCCGAACTGGACGGGACGGCGGCCGAGGTCGATGATCTGTTGGCGCGGGTCGCGTCCATTGCCCGTGGTTTCGACGCTGTTGTCGCCGGGTTCAGCGAAAGCGAAGCGGATCGCAAGCGCCTGTGGGCGGGACGTAAATCCACCTTTGGTGCTGTCGGCAGGCTGGCACCGGATTGTTATGCGCTCGACGGGAGCATTCCACGCGCCAGACTGGCGGAGGTTTTTCTGCGCACGGGCGAGCTTGCAAAGGCCCATGGCCTGCGCGTGGTGAACGTCTTTCATGCGGGCGATGGCAATCATCATCCGCTGATTCTTTTCGATGCGAACGTGCCGGGGGACCTGGAGAAGGCGGAGGCCCTGGGGGCAGAAATTCTGAAGCTGACGGTTGCGGTCGGCGGCGCGCTTTCCGGTGAGCACGGCATCGGCATTGAAAAGCGGGACCTGATGGGTCTGATGTTTTCCGAAATCGATCTTGATCAGCAACAGCGCGTCAAATGCGTCTTCGATCCGAAGTCGCTGTTGAATCCGGGAAAGATGTTTCCGATTTTGCACCGTTGCGCCGAATTGGGAAAGCTGCACATGCACGGGGACAAGATGCCGTTCCCAGACTTGCCGCGTTACTGA
- a CDS encoding response regulator, which translates to MAHILLAEDDQSMREFLARALRRAGHVVEDVGDGDAVIRLIKDETDFDLLLADIVMPGVDGIELVQRVSGKFPKIKIMLITGFAAVSVRAKETLGTKTKVLSKPFHLKDLIQEVETVLAA; encoded by the coding sequence ATGGCTCACATTCTGCTTGCGGAGGACGATCAGTCGATGCGGGAATTTCTTGCCCGCGCTCTTCGCCGCGCAGGCCATGTTGTCGAGGACGTCGGCGATGGCGATGCGGTTATCCGCCTGATTAAGGACGAGACGGATTTTGATCTTCTGCTGGCGGACATCGTGATGCCGGGGGTGGACGGCATCGAACTTGTCCAACGCGTTTCCGGAAAATTCCCGAAAATAAAAATCATGTTGATTACCGGTTTCGCCGCCGTCTCGGTGCGCGCCAAAGAAACGTTAGGCACCAAGACGAAGGTGCTTTCGAAGCCTTTTCACCTGAAGGATCTGATCCAGGAGGTCGAGACGGTTCTCGCCGCCTGA
- a CDS encoding hydrolase → MSNFPHAARQPFWTRLALALAFVLVLTLPAARADAETPRPAGPDVPVTQTLHKTVEIDGLKIFYREAGPKGAPVVLLLHGFPTSSHMFRNLIPALADRYHVIAPDYPGFGNSDMPSVETFDYSFDNLANVVEAFTEKLGLERYSLYVMDYGAPVGYRLATRHPERVEALIVQNGNAYAEGLREFWDPFRAYWKDRNAETAKPLAGFLKTEVTKWQYTHGTRHPETISPDNWAVDQALLDRAGNQAVQLQLFYDYGSNPPLYPAWQAYFRKHQPPTLVVWGKNDFIFPAEGAHPYKRDLKTIEFHLLDTGHFALEEDGPVIASHIRRFLTTHLQAQLR, encoded by the coding sequence ATGTCCAATTTTCCCCACGCCGCCCGGCAGCCCTTTTGGACGCGCCTTGCTTTGGCTCTGGCGTTTGTCCTTGTTCTGACCCTTCCGGCCGCGCGCGCCGATGCCGAGACGCCCCGACCGGCCGGCCCGGACGTGCCGGTGACCCAGACCCTTCATAAAACGGTCGAGATCGACGGCCTTAAAATTTTCTACCGCGAGGCGGGTCCAAAGGGAGCGCCGGTGGTGCTGTTGCTGCACGGGTTTCCAACGTCTTCCCATATGTTCCGCAACCTCATTCCGGCCCTTGCGGATCGTTATCATGTCATTGCCCCGGACTATCCGGGTTTTGGTAACAGCGACATGCCGTCGGTCGAGACGTTTGATTACAGCTTCGACAATTTGGCCAACGTCGTTGAAGCCTTTACCGAAAAGCTTGGCCTTGAACGCTATAGCCTCTACGTCATGGATTACGGCGCGCCGGTCGGGTATCGCCTGGCCACCCGCCATCCCGAGCGCGTCGAAGCCCTGATTGTTCAAAATGGCAATGCCTATGCGGAGGGTTTGCGCGAATTTTGGGACCCGTTCCGGGCCTATTGGAAGGACCGCAACGCGGAAACGGCGAAGCCGTTGGCAGGTTTTTTGAAGACCGAGGTGACGAAGTGGCAATACACCCACGGCACCCGCCACCCGGAAACAATCAGCCCAGACAACTGGGCAGTCGATCAGGCGTTGCTGGATCGGGCAGGCAATCAGGCGGTGCAATTGCAGCTTTTCTACGATTATGGCTCAAACCCGCCGCTCTATCCGGCATGGCAGGCCTATTTCCGCAAACACCAGCCGCCGACTCTGGTGGTCTGGGGTAAGAATGATTTCATCTTTCCCGCAGAAGGCGCGCACCCTTACAAGCGGGACCTGAAAACGATCGAGTTTCACCTTCTCGACACCGGCCATTTTGCCCTTGAGGAGGACGGCCCGGTGATCGCTTCCCATATCCGCCGTTTTCTTACGACGCATCTTCAGGCCCAGCTTCGCTAA
- a CDS encoding threonylcarbamoyl-AMP synthase, whose translation MQSRIKPATPANLKRAADLLREGGLVAFPTETVYGLGGDATNDAAIARIFAVKSRPSFNPLIVHIADLAAAEKVAVFDDRARCLAKAFWPGSLTLVLKRLKNSPVSKVTSANLPTVALRAPDSDIAQALLRQIPHPIAAPSANRSGGVSPTTAGHVAASLGIALDLILDGGPCKIGIESTVLDLSGNTPCLLRPGAITEEMLTQKIGALQKATPGDLKKPRSPGMADRHYAPSIPMRLNVKSVAPGEALLSFGSHAISGFAAERNLSPNGDLSEAAANLYNQLHELDWSGFQAIAVMAIPEEGLGVAINDRLRRAAAPKEERGGNAE comes from the coding sequence TTGCAATCCCGAATCAAACCGGCGACGCCGGCAAATCTGAAACGCGCCGCCGACCTTCTACGCGAAGGCGGCCTGGTCGCCTTTCCGACAGAAACCGTCTACGGCCTCGGCGGCGACGCGACAAACGATGCCGCCATCGCACGGATTTTTGCGGTCAAATCCCGCCCTTCCTTCAACCCCCTGATTGTCCACATCGCCGACCTTGCGGCGGCGGAAAAAGTAGCGGTGTTTGATGACCGGGCACGGTGCCTTGCCAAAGCTTTCTGGCCCGGCTCCCTGACCCTCGTTCTAAAGCGGCTAAAAAATTCGCCGGTCTCCAAAGTCACAAGCGCCAATTTGCCAACCGTTGCCCTCCGCGCGCCGGACAGCGACATTGCCCAGGCCTTGCTGCGACAAATCCCGCACCCCATCGCCGCGCCAAGCGCCAATCGCTCTGGCGGCGTCAGTCCGACGACGGCCGGGCATGTCGCCGCTTCCCTCGGCATAGCGCTCGACCTCATTCTCGATGGCGGCCCCTGCAAAATCGGCATCGAGTCGACGGTGCTGGACCTTAGCGGCAACACCCCCTGCCTGCTCCGCCCCGGCGCCATCACCGAAGAAATGCTCACCCAGAAAATTGGCGCTTTGCAAAAGGCAACGCCGGGCGATCTTAAAAAACCGCGTTCCCCCGGCATGGCGGACCGGCATTACGCCCCTTCCATCCCAATGCGTTTGAATGTGAAATCCGTCGCGCCGGGCGAGGCGCTGCTTTCCTTCGGTTCCCATGCCATTTCCGGTTTCGCGGCCGAACGCAATTTGAGCCCAAACGGCGATTTAAGCGAAGCCGCCGCAAATTTATACAATCAGCTGCACGAACTCGACTGGTCCGGCTTTCAGGCAATCGCCGTCATGGCGATCCCCGAAGAAGGCCTGGGCGTTGCCATCAACGACCGCCTGCGCCGCGCCGCCGCCCCAAAAGAAGAAAGAGGCGGCAATGCCGAATGA
- a CDS encoding TetR family transcriptional regulator, whose product MTPSRRDVLIETALKLFNQDGYHATGIDRILAQSGVAKMTLYKHFKSKDALILAVLQYRDLAFRKRLASRVDARATSPKAQLLAVFDVLDEWFGEEAFSGCMFINAAAEYAAPQDPIYVAAGEHKHQVLKYLRELAARAGAASPRELAAGLMLLMEGAIVMAHVAGERGAAKQARHTARSLIENAGL is encoded by the coding sequence ATGACACCCAGCCGCCGCGACGTCCTGATCGAGACCGCGTTGAAACTTTTTAATCAAGACGGGTACCACGCGACAGGAATCGACCGCATCCTGGCCCAATCCGGCGTCGCCAAGATGACCCTCTACAAGCATTTTAAATCGAAGGACGCGTTGATCCTCGCCGTTCTTCAATATCGCGACCTGGCCTTTCGCAAGCGTCTCGCCAGTCGGGTTGACGCGCGGGCCACGTCACCGAAGGCGCAATTGCTGGCCGTCTTCGACGTGCTGGACGAATGGTTCGGCGAGGAGGCTTTTTCCGGCTGCATGTTTATCAACGCCGCCGCCGAATATGCCGCACCCCAGGACCCAATCTACGTTGCCGCAGGCGAACACAAACACCAGGTCCTGAAATATCTGCGCGAACTTGCCGCTCGCGCCGGCGCGGCCTCCCCCCGGGAACTGGCCGCCGGACTGATGCTGTTGATGGAAGGGGCCATCGTCATGGCCCATGTTGCGGGCGAACGCGGCGCCGCGAAACAGGCAAGGCATACCGCCAGATCGCTAATCGAAAACGCCGGGCTGTAA
- a CDS encoding 50S ribosomal protein L36, producing MKVVNSLKTVKNRHKDCRLVRRRGRVYVINRTNPRFKARQG from the coding sequence ATGAAAGTTGTGAATTCTCTCAAGACGGTAAAGAACCGGCACAAGGATTGCCGACTTGTGCGTCGGCGCGGTCGCGTCTACGTCATTAACCGCACCAATCCGCGTTTCAAGGCCCGCCAAGGCTAG
- a CDS encoding hydroxyacid dehydrogenase, giving the protein MPNDRTAKGVTALATALGPKGWSEDMAALAPHLVDARGRYKGKALGLARPKSTEEIAEAVRICAQHAIAIVPQGGNTSLVGGATPQGPGNEILMQFGRMNRIRAIDPANNTMTVEAGCLLADVQAAAASADRLFPLSLASEGSAQIGGVLSTNAGGNAVLRYGNARELVLGLEVVLADGRIWDGLRGLRKDNTGYDLKQLFIGAEGTLGIVTAAVLKLFPAPGEIATAFVAVPDPKAAIALLNLAQAVAGPALATFELLPRIGLDFVLAHIPGTRDPLAARHDWYVLLECTAPAAAGAPVSGNGLAPLLVTLLEKAHAQGVLQDAAIAETIEQKNAFWRLRETLPEAQKHEGGSIKHDVSVPISKIPEFMDRATALVTEKLPGVRIVAFGHAGDGNLHFNLSQPPSMDTTAFLAQWETVNAWVHDLAVAMGGSFAAEHGIGQMKRAALQRYKSRVEIEMMQRLKGAMDPDAILNPGKVLIPSADTAPDIKG; this is encoded by the coding sequence ATGCCGAATGACCGGACCGCAAAAGGCGTCACGGCCCTGGCCACAGCCCTCGGACCCAAAGGCTGGTCCGAGGACATGGCGGCCCTGGCCCCCCACCTTGTCGATGCCCGGGGGCGTTACAAGGGAAAGGCACTCGGCCTCGCGCGTCCAAAATCGACGGAAGAAATTGCCGAAGCGGTCCGCATCTGTGCGCAACACGCGATTGCAATCGTTCCTCAGGGGGGCAACACAAGCCTGGTTGGCGGCGCAACACCGCAAGGGCCGGGCAATGAAATCCTCATGCAATTTGGCCGGATGAACCGCATCCGCGCGATCGACCCCGCCAACAATACGATGACCGTCGAAGCGGGATGCCTCCTGGCCGATGTCCAGGCGGCGGCGGCAAGCGCGGATCGCCTGTTTCCCTTAAGCCTCGCCTCCGAGGGCAGCGCCCAGATCGGCGGCGTGCTTTCCACGAATGCCGGCGGCAACGCGGTGTTGCGCTATGGCAATGCGCGCGAACTTGTCCTTGGGCTGGAAGTCGTGCTCGCCGATGGCCGCATCTGGGACGGCCTTCGAGGCTTGCGCAAAGACAACACCGGCTACGATCTAAAACAGCTTTTTATCGGCGCCGAAGGAACCCTTGGGATTGTCACGGCAGCCGTCCTCAAACTTTTCCCGGCACCCGGAGAAATCGCCACCGCGTTTGTCGCCGTGCCCGACCCAAAGGCGGCCATCGCCTTGCTGAACCTGGCCCAAGCCGTCGCCGGCCCGGCGCTCGCGACCTTCGAACTTCTACCGCGCATCGGACTTGATTTCGTCCTGGCGCATATTCCCGGCACCCGCGACCCCCTTGCCGCCCGGCACGATTGGTACGTGCTGCTTGAATGCACCGCACCGGCTGCCGCCGGCGCACCGGTCAGCGGCAACGGGTTGGCGCCGCTTCTCGTAACTCTTTTGGAAAAAGCGCATGCACAAGGCGTCCTTCAGGACGCCGCGATTGCCGAAACAATCGAACAGAAAAACGCCTTCTGGCGGTTACGCGAGACCCTGCCTGAGGCCCAAAAACATGAAGGCGGCAGCATCAAGCACGACGTGTCGGTGCCCATTTCAAAAATTCCGGAATTCATGGACCGGGCAACGGCCCTGGTTACCGAAAAGCTTCCGGGCGTTCGCATCGTCGCCTTTGGCCATGCTGGTGACGGCAATCTGCATTTCAATCTGAGTCAGCCCCCGAGCATGGACACAACCGCCTTTCTGGCACAATGGGAGACCGTCAACGCATGGGTCCACGATTTGGCGGTTGCGATGGGGGGGTCTTTTGCCGCCGAGCACGGAATCGGACAAATGAAACGCGCCGCGCTGCAACGCTATAAATCCAGGGTCGAGATCGAAATGATGCAGCGGCTGAAAGGCGCCATGGACCCGGATGCCATTCTGAACCCGGGAAAAGTTCTCATCCCATCGGCGGATACGGCTCCGGACATCAAGGGTTAA
- a CDS encoding glycolate oxidase iron-sulfur subunit, producing MQTAFTLAQLADPDVAEANRILRSCIHCGMCLASCPTYVLSGDERDSPRGRIYLIKELLEKDAPPSASCVRHLDRCLGCMACVTACPAGVDYEGLLARGRARIAATAARPFPERLWRGFLGHVLPWPGRFRALLRLSRLGRPWLVHLPGRLGRAVAHVPRHLPLRADLAGPGVHEAKGERRRRVLLLEGCVQKSLRPAIHGASVRLLTRLGCEVVVVKGVGCCGATLLHLGDAPGAKALARTNLDCWMAAIGAGDDAGDAYDAIVINAAGCGTMVKDYADLFRDDPAYLEKAARVSALAKDISEIVTDLGVAPLHAVPAGFTVAYQSACGLHYGQGIGDLPSRLLEQAGFAVVALADPDLCCGSAGPYSLLQPDFAEGLRARKLQAIAGVQADVVATGNIGCRDWLAGGSALPFVHVVELLDWASGGPKPAEINALPDG from the coding sequence ATGCAAACGGCGTTCACCCTTGCGCAATTGGCAGACCCCGATGTGGCCGAGGCAAACCGCATTTTGCGCAGTTGCATTCATTGCGGCATGTGCCTTGCCTCATGCCCAACCTATGTTTTAAGCGGCGACGAGCGCGACAGCCCGCGCGGGCGTATTTACCTCATCAAGGAATTGCTGGAGAAGGACGCGCCCCCTTCGGCCTCTTGCGTGCGCCACCTTGATCGCTGTCTCGGCTGTATGGCGTGCGTGACGGCCTGTCCTGCCGGGGTGGATTATGAAGGCCTGCTTGCGCGGGGTCGCGCGCGCATCGCAGCGACGGCGGCCCGGCCCTTTCCCGAGCGACTTTGGCGTGGGTTCCTTGGTCACGTGTTGCCGTGGCCGGGGCGTTTTCGCGCGTTGCTGCGTCTAAGCCGGCTTGGCCGCCCATGGCTGGTTCATCTGCCGGGGCGTCTTGGCCGCGCCGTTGCACATGTGCCCCGGCATTTGCCGTTGCGCGCCGATCTTGCCGGGCCGGGCGTGCATGAGGCGAAAGGCGAACGCCGTCGCCGGGTGCTTCTTTTGGAAGGCTGCGTTCAGAAAAGTTTGCGGCCGGCCATCCATGGGGCAAGCGTGCGGCTTCTCACCCGCCTTGGCTGTGAGGTGGTGGTGGTAAAAGGGGTGGGGTGTTGCGGGGCGACCCTTTTGCATCTCGGCGACGCGCCGGGCGCAAAGGCGCTGGCCCGAACGAATCTGGATTGCTGGATGGCGGCAATCGGGGCAGGCGATGACGCCGGGGATGCTTATGACGCCATTGTCATCAACGCTGCCGGTTGCGGAACGATGGTGAAGGACTATGCTGATCTTTTCCGCGACGATCCGGCCTATCTGGAAAAGGCGGCGCGGGTTTCGGCCCTTGCCAAAGACATCAGCGAGATTGTGACGGACCTTGGTGTCGCGCCTTTGCACGCGGTGCCGGCTGGTTTTACAGTCGCCTATCAATCGGCCTGTGGCCTTCATTACGGCCAGGGGATTGGCGATCTGCCGTCCCGGCTTCTTGAACAGGCGGGCTTTGCGGTTGTGGCGTTGGCCGATCCGGACCTTTGCTGTGGCAGCGCCGGACCCTATAGCCTGCTGCAGCCGGATTTTGCCGAGGGCCTGCGCGCGCGGAAACTGCAGGCCATTGCCGGCGTGCAGGCGGACGTCGTCGCCACCGGCAACATCGGCTGCCGCGATTGGCTTGCCGGGGGCAGCGCCCTTCCATTCGTTCATGTGGTCGAGCTGCTCGATTGGGCAAGCGGCGGCCCAAAACCGGCTGAAATAAACGCTTTGCCAGACGGTTAA